The genomic window aaaacttgatgAACTTAATAGATGAAGctcaaaactgaaaattgaaaGCGTATTATACACGTAATCAGCTCTTTGCCGGTGATGATCTGTTTCTTATATACTTGATGAGCCAAAAGGCATTGCTTTTTCATTACTAGACGCATGCTTTTACATTATCCTACTGAGTCATCATTACAAAATGTCGAAATCCTACTGAGTCATCATTACAAAAAGTGGAAACTTGATTCCGACAAGGGTCACTCTACCTTCCTAAGTTATAAGGGGACTCTAATTACGATATACTAAAACGAACAGACAAGGACACACCATGCAGAACCCAAGTCATCAGACAAAATCATCCAAAGTTAGAGAAGCTCGGGCAGCCAACACTTTTGCCTTCTCTTTTTCCAGCAGAGCTTCCCTGTCTAAGCACTTCTGCTTAAATTCCTTCAATTCCTCCTCTAATTCTTGAATCCGGGTCTTACCAGTCTGCTCTAccactttcttttcttttacttccTTCAGCTTCTTGTCCAACCAATCCACCTTAAAGCCTGCATCTTGCACGTATACTAGTGCATTGTCTGCTTCATCCATATCTTCGTCTGAGAGCTCCTGTGGTGACTGGCACAGTGTCTCGATTAGGCTGATGAGGACATTCATGCATGCTGTCCTCAGATGTCGGTTCTTTGCATTGAATCCTAATGCAATGTCTgggtatttttttaaaatacggCTCACAAGTGTCACCTGCGATTGAGAAGGAAGGGTAAAAGTAAAACCCATATGTATACATATCCAGAAACACAAGGGTGGGGTTGACTCTCAAACTCACAAAAAGTTACATTTTCTCTGTATTTAGAAGTGTTACACCTTTTGTCCCAAAATCAACGAGAGTCAAATGATAACAATGTCTCAAGAGTTTGAAATTTCCACTTACCTGTGAAGGAAGAACTTGAAACCCATTGATATCCATGGTTTCCTTCACTTGTTGAGTCTTGTTGACTGAATCATTAGACTTCACACCATCATCATTCCTCTTAATCTTTTTAAGAGGTCTGCTTCCCTCTTCAGAATCCTTTTCAGATTCCTCTCCACAATCATTCTCAGAATCCTTTTTAGATTCCTCTTCAGATTCATATTCATATCTCTCTCTAGATCCCTCTTCGGAATCCTTTTTAGATTCCGCTTCAGATTCATATTCAAAACTCTCTCTAGGTCTCTCTTCGTAATCCTTTTTAGATACCGGTTCAGATTCATATTCAAATCCCCCTCTAGTTCTCTCTTCGTAGTCCTTTTTAGATTCCGCTTCAGATTCATATTCAAATCTCTCTATAGGTCTCTTTTCGTAATCCTCTTCAGATTCATATTTATATCCCTCTTCAGATTCCTTTTTATATACCTCTTCAGATTCATATTCATATCCCTCTTTAGATCCCTCTTCAGAAATCTCTATTGCAGCTACTTTGCCAAAAACTCTATAAACGTCTATCTTGACTACAATTGTGACTTCTCCACTTACCAAAAACCCTTCTTCACCAGAAAGTTTAGAATGACGAATCATGGTTTTATAACCCCAGGAAGGAGTCTTCTGATCAAACCACAAATTTTTTCTATCTGAAATTTCACGAAACAAACAACACTAGTCAAGCATCACACAATGATAAACAGAAATACAGACACAGAATCATAAAAATCTACACTTTTTTGTCCAGTGCAGTAGAAAAACTCACATTTCTGTTGGGAGGGCTTATACAAATTGTGATTTACAACTTCCATGCGCAATTCTGTGTTTATACTCCATCCAGAAGGCAAATGTTTAGAATCAGCAACTTCCACATACAAAGACATATACTTTTTAATCCTATTTCCCATGGGATAGGCTATAAGACGCCTGTAAgcaaaacaaatgaatatgTGTCACATGAAACCCTAGCTAAAATTCACCGGAAAACATCagaaaaaaagacagagtGGTTTCTTACCATTTGCAGCCACCGATCACAAATTCGTCAGAATAAATTGCCCTCACTCCCAAAGAGGAGAAATCCTTGATTACCCAACTGAACTCGTTCTTACCAAGTGGACTCCCTATTCTCCCCATTGAAGACTCCGTCGCAACCCTAAAGAGTGGAGAGTGTGGCACAGCACACACAAATCCAACCACGCTTCTCTTTCTGCTTTTGTGTTGCTGGTCTTCATATATGGGCTTCAGCCCAATTTCGGCCCAATTTAATGCCGGTTTCGTTACCGGGAACCTAATTTTTTCCATCCTTGTGCTTGTGCAGTAGATAAGAATTACGATGTTTCGATCCGCGGCGAGTACAATAAAGtttgttgaaatattttttatcaaagaaaCTCTTTAATCGGAGAAAGAACATACCaaagaaaacttttgaaataaaagtAACAAAGATCCTGGTTTTTATTCAATCATTCATGTGATTAGATAACGCCACATATGCTTAAGTACGTAAGAAGAAACCTAAGAACGTTACGCTTCATGACTGATGATGACTTCTCATTCAAACAACATCATCGAAACCAAGTCGAGCACTGTCGGAAACAGCTTcgttttcttcattcttcagTTCGGTTTCAAGAGCCCACAAAACACGCCTCTGTTCCACGATCATTCCATCGAGTTCTCTCATCCTAGCCCCACGtgcttccattttcttcttcttcacgcAAAGCTCCTCCAGCCTGTTCTTCAGCCAATCCAACTTGAAACCTACCTCTACCAGTTCCAAAAGCGTGTTCTCTGCATTTCTTATTTCCTCCTCTGTGAGCTCCTGAGGAGCTAAGCAAATTATGTCAATGAGGTCGAGGAGGTTGTTCATGTAAGCATTCTTCACCATTTGGTTCTTTGGACGAATATTCGTTGCGGTTTCTGGGTGTTTTTCAAAGATTCTCCTCACACAATCCACCTGAGAACAAGATTGTTGTAAAAACTACAAACCAAACTTAATATGATgagaattagattttaaaattttgcttACCTCTGAGTAGAAAACTCGAAAGCCATTGACCTCCACGGTTCCATCACCATTCCACATTGTTACGATCAAAGTTTCTCGTAATACAGAGAAGCTGTACTTTTAGATTTGGCAAAtcaatttttgtgtgtttgaggAGTTTGTTCTTGTAACTGATAtataaatgaagaagatgcatGAATCTCAAATAAGCGTGAGCTAATCGtaacttaataaaaaaactgtcATAATTAATTGTATGAGTGTATTAATAGCGTCACACATCAAGCTACTCGTTTGGGTAAAGACTATATACTCTGTTCAGACACTCAAAGACACTTTTTGATCAAGAAACATACAATGCAATTAAAGAGACCAATAGAGCCATCTACCACAAAATACTTTCATTGTATATATTAGGTCTTCCCAAGTCAAAACAGAGACCAGAGcgcaaaaaaaacagaaccaaaccaCGTCCCTAGGAATATAAGTCATCAAACAACATCAGTGAAAAAAAGATCAGCAGATATGGCCTCCAAAATCTCTGCCTTCTCTTTATTCAGCTGAGCTTTTAGGACACAAGGATCATTTCAGCTTGGAATTTCACAGCCACATAGTCTCACAGCTGATGTTAAAGTGTTGAATTTCTAAAAAGTTAAGCGAGATTTGCATCTTTCTCAAGTATTCTTACCTGTGAAGGAAGAACTTGAAACCCATTGACATCCACCAAATCTCCTGGAATTTCCTTAAGCTAATCACGAGACACCGAACCATCATCATTCTGCATTATCTTTTTAAGAGGTACATCTAGTTTTCCAATAACTTGAAGAACATCGACCTCAACAATAATCTTGAGTTCATCGTTCACAAGTCTGGTAACCAGTGTCGTGTTACTGAGAAAGATAGAACTCTAGTCAAAACAACGTATTACGGAGCAGCACAAGTCCCACGACTAAATGAGAACAAAAGTTATGGAAAGAATCACCTTTCGCTAGTGAGGATTTCTgacaaaattgttttactaGTGTTATCAATTCTACGTGCCTTCCCCATCCAGAAGGCAAGGATTTAAAATCAGCAACTTCAAGATAAATAAGTATTTAGCTTCACATGCTGAAGCAGAGCAGAGGGCTCTTTCTTATTAACGAACAGAGACtagaacacaaaaacaaacaaacagaaccaaaacatcaagtcCCTAAGAACACGAGTAATCAAATAACATCACTGAAAGATAGATCAGGAGCCGACGCATTCTTAATCTCTAACTTCTCCTTTTCCAGCAGTTTACTTACGTTTGTGTGCTTATTCATCAAGTCGTGCAGCTCTTTCTCCATTTCAGTCACTCGCTCACAtttcttcttgatttctttgacttcatcaagtttcttctccaaccaaTCCAACTTAAACCCTAGATTTTTCATGTATGCCAGAGCACCTTCTGCATCAGACAGATCATGTGTGGAGTGTTCCTGAGCCCCTTTGTAGAGCAACTTGATTAGGCTAAAGATGACATTTATGTATGATGCTCTCAGTTCTTGGTTCTTCGTACAGCATTCTAATGCAGTCTCCGGGTGTTTTTCAAAGATGCGATTCACAATACCCAACTGCGAGTAAAAATAGATGAATAAAGTATATAGTGAGTTTAACTTTTAAAGTAGAgatgttattttcattttctgtatTTAGAAGTGTTTAACTTTAACCATAAGTAATCTCTAGAAGAAGAATGCCAAGTCTGcagattttctttgtttcttaccTGTGAAGGAAGAACTTGAAACCCCTTGACATTCACCAAACCTGCCTTGTCATCATCATTGAGCTCTTTGTTTTCGACAAGTGTCGTTGCCATCCCATCCCAACATTGCATTTCCATGTTATAGTCCTTCGATACATGAAATCTGCGATCAGTTTCAAGAACAGTTATCTGGGCAACAATTTCGACTTCTCCATCCACCAGAAACCCACTTTTTTTGTCCGTAAGTTCACTAAGGTGAAACAAGGATCCACCCTTGCTTCGTTCCTTCTTATTAAAACAGTGTTTTAGTCCTGTAAAAAGTCATCACAAAGCATATATAAAACTGTCTTTAAAACAAGCATTAATTATCTAATAGAATCTTGCAGCGCAAGTAAGTAATCACTAATCACCTATCTGTCTTGAGAGTTTCTTCGAGAAAAAATTTACGACAGTAAAGGAAACCTTCACGACCTTTCTCCATTCAGAAGGCAAGAATTCACAATCAACAAGTTCCAGATCCAGACAAAGGAATTGATGACCATCTCGTTTCTTGGAATAGGCCAGAATATGCCTGCAAGCAAAAACCATACAATGAAACAATGGATGACCTCGCAAACCTATATTGAAATAAAACGTTAGATAactcttgttgtcttcttacCATTTGTTGCCACCAATCAAGAATTGATCTGAATAAATGGGCTTGGGGCTCACAGAACAAAAATTCTTAATCACCCAAGTGAACTTGTTATCGACTGGATTCCCCATTAATGAAGACTCCTTGCAATCAAACTACCTGAATATGAAAGatgagaaattaaagaaatatattcTGCCATagtttttataacaaaatctaGTGATCCTAAAAATAGTGTTTGATTGATTCGTATACCGGGGTCATTTGATTGTTTCAATTCACTAACAAAATCTAGTCAATAACAAACGACTAAATATAGGCTAAAAATAGTAttacttgattatttttagTGCATTCGCTTGACTTATAAAAAGATTCTAAATTTCTACGTTGATACAGTCTACTTATGTAGTAGGATTCGTGGTTTCGATTGTAACATGAAAAATCAATCGATTAGAGATTTTTAATTACAGTTTACCGTTTTCCGTTCTTCCCACCATTCTGCGTCCATCTGGATTACTCTCGTAAATGGATGATAAAAAcatcctgtttttttttgcgtaTTTTAAGGTATACAGAATACTTATCTTGAATGATTGTTAAACGATTATTAtggctaatttttttttcagaaaactgttttgatttttttttttaattcattttgttAGATGAAAACTGTTAGTGTTGTGTTGACTGGGTTTTTttacaataatttattaacttatcaaaaatcaacaaatttattaatgaTGAAGCCTCGTGAATTTAAATACTTTTCAATATTATTATGAATTAATAAATGATACGACCAATGGAATAATATTGGAATCCAATTCGTTTAGCTCCAACTCTTCATTTGCCTAagatatttaactttttttttcattaagcAACTCAATTAATGCTTTAAAGACACCTTGAGAGCCCTAGTAACATGAAGTCTCTTTAATTATGTTCTTAACTTTAAAAGGGAAAGCAAGAGAGCAGGCCAAACAAACAACCCTATCTCACTAGCAGAACCTAAATCTAATTGCCCAAGAACTCAAAAAAAGTCATCAAATACACCGTCATCAGACGACCCGAGTGGAGCTATGGCAGCCAAAACATCTGCCTTTTCCTTCACCAACTGAGCTTCGAGGTCTGAACACTTCCACTTCACTTTATCCAACTGAGCTTCGAGGTCTGAACACTTCAGCTTCAAATCCTTCAACTCTTCCCCAATTTCATGCATCCGAGTCTCACCAGCTgcctctttctccttcttttgtGTCACTTgatcaagtttcttcttcaaccaatCCAACTTAAATCCATGATCAGTCAAGGATTCCAATGCAACATATGCATCGGCCAAATCATTCTTGGAGATTTCTTTAGGTGACCGGCGCACAGTCTCAATCAGGCAGAGTAACACATTCATGTATCCTGTCTTCAGATATTGGTTCTTTATACGGAATTTTGTTGCAATGTCTGGGTGTATTTCAAACAAACTCTTCACATATTTCGCCTGTGATCAGTGAAATAAAATGGACGTAAGAAGTAAAACCAGATCAGAGAGCAATCTTGGGAGACTAAGAAACAGACCAAAAAACAATGTCTTATAATCCAAAAACTAAAGTTAAGTGAGTGATTCTTatggttttgtgtttaaaaCTATCTTTCTTACTTGGGAAGGTAGAACATGAAACCCGTTGACATCCATGCTTTCTGATTCTGACACATTTAATAGGCCAATAACTTCAAGAACCTCTATTTCAACAACTATTTTGAGTTCGCCCTTCACCAGAAATCCACTATCTTCGGCCTTGAGTTCAATAAGAGGAACCAGGTTTGTGAAGCCCCAATCTGATACTTTCTCACAAAACCAGTGTATTGTTTCTGAACAAAATAGAATACAAAACAGATCTCATCTCATTACATAGAACTAGAATCTCGCAGCACCCAAACTCCCACAAAATATATCTACTAATAagcaataatatatattgtggCTAGCATGAAAATACTCACCTTTACGTTGAGAGCATTTTTCTGGAATGTGATTTACTATAGTAAAGGAAAACTGTGCGTGTCTTCTCCATCCACAAGGCAATGATTCAGACTCAGCAACGTCAAGATATAGAGACAAATGATCAGATTTAGTATCATTTCCCTTGGGAAAGGCCAAAAGACGCCTGTAAGCAAAATCAATAGAAAACAATCAGCAAAACgaaagagaattttttttcaaaaatagcaaaaaaaacaatatcgCCGTATTTATCACGTAAACCTAAATTTGGACGAATAATATTAAAAGACAAATTGTCTTAATTCTTAGTTTCTTACCATCTGCAGCCGTCAATCACGAACTGATCAGAGTATATTTTCTCAGATTGCAAAGAGGAGAAATTCTTAATGACCCAACTGAATTTCTTCTTATCAGCTTGATCATTCCCCATTGATCCTCTCATGTTGACTCCTAGCTACTCCTACACACCTGAATAAATAAATCGAAATATCAGACAACAATCTcgacaaacaaaactaaattaacgATTAAGATTTTACTAAGGAATAGAATTGTCagcatattattttttccctACAATGTTTATAGATCAATGGGTAATTAAGGATTTAATTACCACGAGGAATACGAGTCGTTAAAGGCTCCTAGGGATTTACTGTTggtcaacatatatatacatttacaCCGAAACCATCCTTAAAAAAGGAGTCAAGGAAAGGTTCTATTAATCCGGAATTGCCGATAAATTAATCCAATTGTTAATAGGTTTGTTAAAgcaattaattttttgatttATCCTTTAATGAATAACCGTTTTAACAATATTGTATCTTGTTTTTAAGCAAGTTCGATTTATCagttatttgtttaatttcgGTTGAATcttatgtgatttttttttgtcgttcaTTGATGTACGAATGAGTCATGTATGAACGAAATGAttccaaaatgaaatatttcaggatatttttataaaacaaaaactaatatttcGATTTCTAATAGCCATGTGGAAAAGGGAAGTTGAGAATCAACTAAAGAATCTGCGGTCGattttcatttaaaacaaTATCACTGAAATCAAGTGGAGCACGAGCAGCCATAGCCACTTCTTCCTCATTCTTCAGTTCGTTCTCataatacaacaaaacaaacttttgTTTCTGCACATTTTCTTGGAGTTGTCTGATCCGAGCGCTACTTTCAtgctcttgcttcttctttacGTAAACTTAA from Arabidopsis thaliana chromosome 3, partial sequence includes these protein-coding regions:
- a CDS encoding TRAF-like family protein: MGRIGSPLGKNEFSWVIKDFSSLGVRAIYSDEFVIGGCKWRLIAYPMGNRIKKYMSLYVEVADSKHLPSGWSINTELRMEVVNHNLYKPSQQKYRKNLWFDQKTPSWGYKTMIRHSKLSGEEGFLVSGEVTIVVKIDVYRVFGKVAAIEISEEGSKEGYEYESEEESKKDSENDCGEESEKDSEEGSRPLKKIKRNDDGVKSNDSVNKTQQVKETMDINGFQVLPSQVTLVSRILKKYPDIALGFNAKNRHLRTACMNVLISLIETLCQSPQELSDEDMDEADNALVYVQDAGFKVDWLDKKLKEVKEKKVVEQTGKTRIQELEEELKEFKQKCLDREALLEKEKAKVLAARASLTLDDFV
- a CDS encoding TRAF-like family protein (TRAF-like family protein; FUNCTIONS IN: molecular_function unknown; INVOLVED IN: biological_process unknown; LOCATED IN: cellular_component unknown; CONTAINS InterPro DOMAIN/s: TRAF-like (InterPro:IPR008974), MATH (InterPro:IPR002083); BEST Arabidopsis thaliana protein match is: TRAF-like superfamily protein (TAIR:AT3G58440.1); Has 30201 Blast hits to 17322 proteins in 780 species: Archae - 12; Bacteria - 1396; Metazoa - 17338; Fungi - 3422; Plants - 5037; Viruses - 0; Other Eukaryotes - 2996 (source: NCBI BLink).) yields the protein MGRIGSPLGKNEFSWVIKDFSSLGVRAIYSDEFVIGGCKWRLIAYPMGNRIKKYMSLYVEVADSKHLPSGWSINTELRMEVVNHNLYKPSQQKYRKNLWFDQKTPSWGYKTMIRHSKLSGEEGFLVSGEVTIVVKIDVYRVFGKVAAIEISEEGSKEGYEYESEEVYKKESEEGYKYESEEDYEKRPIERFEYESEAESKKDYEERTRGGFEYESEPVSKKDYEERPRESFEYESEAESKKDSEEGSRERYEYESEEESKKDSENDCGEESEKDSEEGSRPLKKIKRNDDGVKSNDSVNKTQQVKETMDINGFQVLPSQVTLVSRILKKYPDIALGFNAKNRHLRTACMNVLISLIETLCQSPQELSDEDMDEADNALVYVQDAGFKVDWLDKKLKEVKEKKVVEQTGKTRIQELEEELKEFKQKCLDREALLEKEKAKVLAARASLTLDDFV
- a CDS encoding TRAF-like family protein; this translates as MGRIGSPLGKNEFSWVIKDFSSLGVRAIYSDEFVIGGCKWRLIAYPMGNRIKKYMSLYVEVADSKHLPSGWSINTELRMEVVNHNLYKPSQQKYRKNLWFDQKTPSWGYKTMIRHSKLSGEEGFLVSGEVTIVVKIDVYRVFGKIKRNDDGVKSNDSVNKTQQVKETMDINGFQVLPSQVTLVSRILKKYPDIALGFNAKNRHLRTACMNVLISLIETLCQSPQELSDEDMDEADNALVYVQDAGFKVDWLDKKLKEVKEKKVVEQTGKTRIQELEEELKEFKQKCLDREALLEKEKAKVLAARASLTLDDFV
- a CDS encoding TRAF-like family protein — encoded protein: MGRIGSPLGKNEFSWVIKDFSSLGVRAIYSDEFVIGGCKWRLIAYPMGNRIKKYMSLYVEVADSKHLPSGWSINTELRMEVVNHNLYKPSQQKYRKNLWFDQKTPSWGYKTMIRHSKLSGEEGFLVSGEVTIVVKIDVYRVFGKVAAIEISEEGSKEGYEYESEEESKKDSENDCGEESEKDSEEGSRPLKKIKRNDDGVKSNDSVNKTQQVKETMDINGFQVLPSQVSGNFKLLRHCYHLTLVDFGTKGVTLLNTEKM
- a CDS encoding TRAF-like family protein (TRAF-like family protein; CONTAINS InterPro DOMAIN/s: TRAF-like (InterPro:IPR008974), MATH (InterPro:IPR002083); BEST Arabidopsis thaliana protein match is: Arabidopsis phospholipase-like protein (PEARLI 4) with TRAF-like domain (TAIR:AT3G58270.2); Has 43233 Blast hits to 11874 proteins in 1028 species: Archae - 67; Bacteria - 21678; Metazoa - 7333; Fungi - 1846; Plants - 1609; Viruses - 309; Other Eukaryotes - 10391 (source: NCBI BLink).) — encoded protein: MGRIGSPLGKNEFSWVIKDFSSLGVRAIYSDEFVIGGCKWRLIAYPMGNRIKKYMSLYVEVADSKHLPSGWSINTELRMEVVNHNLYKPSQQKYRKNLWFDQKTPSWGYKTMIRHSKLSGEEGFLVSGEVTIVVKIDVYRVFGKVAAIEISEEGSKEGYEYESEEVYKKESEEGYKYESEEDYEKRPIERFEYESEAESKKDYEERTRGGFEYESEPVSKKDYEERPRESFEYESEAESKKDSEEGSRERYEYESEEESKKDSENDCGEESEKDSEEGSRPLKKIKRNDDGVKSNDSVNKTQQVKETMDINGFQVLPSQVSGNFKLLRHCYHLTLVDFGTKGVTLLNTEKM
- a CDS encoding Ubiquitin-specific protease family C19-related protein (Ubiquitin-specific protease family C19-related protein; BEST Arabidopsis thaliana protein match is: Ubiquitin-specific protease family C19-related protein (TAIR:AT3G58320.1); Has 305 Blast hits to 285 proteins in 4 species: Archae - 0; Bacteria - 0; Metazoa - 0; Fungi - 0; Plants - 305; Viruses - 0; Other Eukaryotes - 0 (source: NCBI BLink).), producing the protein MWNGDGTVEVNGFRVFYSEVDCVRRIFEKHPETATNIRPKNQMVKNAYMNNLLDLIDIICLAPQELTEEEIRNAENTLLELVEVGFKLDWLKNRLEELCVKKKKMEARGARMRELDGMIVEQRRVLWALETELKNEENEAVSDSARLGFDDVV
- a CDS encoding TRAF-like superfamily protein (TRAF-like superfamily protein; CONTAINS InterPro DOMAIN/s: TRAF-like (InterPro:IPR008974), MATH (InterPro:IPR002083); BEST Arabidopsis thaliana protein match is: Arabidopsis phospholipase-like protein (PEARLI 4) with TRAF-like domain (TAIR:AT3G58270.2); Has 522 Blast hits to 473 proteins in 26 species: Archae - 0; Bacteria - 2; Metazoa - 0; Fungi - 2; Plants - 508; Viruses - 0; Other Eukaryotes - 10 (source: NCBI BLink).) — translated: MGNPVDNKFTWVIKNFCSVSPKPIYSDQFLIGGNKWHILAYSKKRDGHQFLCLDLELVDCEFLPSEWRKVVKVSFTVVNFFSKKLSRQIGLKHCFNKKERSKGGSLFHLSELTDKKSGFLVDGEVEIVAQITVLETDRRFHVSKDYNMEMQCWDGMATTLVENKELNDDDKAGLVNVKGFQVLPSQLGIVNRIFEKHPETALECCTKNQELRASYINVIFSLIKLLYKGAQEHSTHDLSDAEGALAYMKNLGFKLDWLEKKLDEVKEIKKKCERVTEMEKELHDLMNKHTNVSKLLEKEKLEIKNASAPDLSFSDVI
- a CDS encoding TRAF-like family protein (TRAF-like family protein; CONTAINS InterPro DOMAIN/s: TRAF-like (InterPro:IPR008974), MATH (InterPro:IPR002083); BEST Arabidopsis thaliana protein match is: TRAF-like family protein (TAIR:AT3G58360.1); Has 1303 Blast hits to 1178 proteins in 161 species: Archae - 0; Bacteria - 0; Metazoa - 306; Fungi - 119; Plants - 821; Viruses - 0; Other Eukaryotes - 57 (source: NCBI BLink).) — translated: MGNDQADKKKFSWVIKNFSSLQSEKIYSDQFVIDGCRWRLLAFPKGNDTKSDHLSLYLDVAESESLPCGWRRHAQFSFTIVNHIPEKCSQRKETIHWFCEKVSDWGFTNLVPLIELKAEDSGFLVKGELKIVVEIEVLEVIGLLNVSESESMDVNGFHVLPSQAKYVKSLFEIHPDIATKFRIKNQYLKTGYMNVLLCLIETVRRSPKEISKNDLADAYVALESLTDHGFKLDWLKKKLDQVTQKKEKEAAGETRMHEIGEELKDLKLKCSDLEAQLDKVKWKCSDLEAQLVKEKADVLAAIAPLGSSDDGVFDDFF